One stretch of Chryseobacterium sp. LJ668 DNA includes these proteins:
- a CDS encoding aminotransferase class I/II-fold pyridoxal phosphate-dependent enzyme — MVDIFERIKQNPGPLGQFADYAEGYFVFPKLEGPIGPRMIFQGKEVIFWSANDYLGLCNHPEVLEADAKAAAEFGMFYPMGARAMSGETAQHQQLEKELAEFTQKDAAYLLNFGYQGMVSCIDALVTRHDVIVYDADSHACIVDGVRLHMGKSFTFKHNDIASLEKNLARATKVAEENGGGILVITEGVFGMRGMQGKLKEICDLKSKFNFRLLVDDAHGFGTLGKTGAGAGEEQGCQDQIDVYFSTFAKSMAGFGAFLAGDETIIRFLKYNLRSQIFAKSLTMPMVIGGLKRLELLRTRPEIKDKLWENVYKLQNGLKERGFNLGNTNTCVTPVFIQGTTIEATLLAKDLRENYGVFTSVVVYPVIPKGMILLRLIPTASHTDAEINETLAAFEGIKEKLDSGAYAEMEKQMNIEYKQM, encoded by the coding sequence ATGGTAGATATTTTTGAAAGAATAAAGCAAAATCCTGGTCCTCTAGGCCAGTTTGCAGACTACGCCGAAGGATATTTTGTTTTCCCTAAGCTTGAAGGTCCTATTGGTCCCAGAATGATTTTTCAAGGTAAAGAAGTTATTTTTTGGAGCGCCAATGACTATCTTGGGCTTTGCAACCATCCTGAAGTTTTAGAAGCTGATGCAAAAGCTGCTGCGGAATTCGGAATGTTTTATCCGATGGGCGCAAGAGCAATGTCCGGCGAAACTGCACAACATCAGCAATTGGAAAAGGAATTGGCTGAATTTACTCAAAAAGATGCTGCTTATTTATTGAATTTCGGTTATCAGGGAATGGTTTCTTGTATCGATGCATTGGTGACAAGACATGACGTAATTGTTTACGATGCAGATTCTCATGCTTGTATCGTTGATGGAGTTCGTCTTCATATGGGAAAAAGTTTTACTTTCAAACATAATGATATTGCGAGTTTAGAAAAAAACCTTGCCAGAGCGACTAAAGTTGCGGAAGAAAATGGTGGTGGAATCTTAGTGATTACAGAAGGTGTTTTCGGAATGAGAGGAATGCAGGGAAAACTGAAAGAAATCTGTGATTTAAAATCAAAATTTAATTTCAGACTTTTAGTAGATGACGCACATGGATTCGGAACTTTAGGTAAAACCGGAGCCGGAGCTGGTGAAGAACAAGGTTGCCAGGATCAGATTGATGTTTACTTTTCAACCTTTGCAAAATCTATGGCTGGTTTCGGAGCCTTTCTTGCAGGTGATGAAACGATTATCCGATTCTTAAAATACAATCTTCGTTCTCAGATTTTTGCGAAATCTCTAACAATGCCAATGGTAATTGGAGGTTTGAAAAGATTGGAATTGCTAAGAACACGTCCTGAAATTAAAGATAAATTGTGGGAAAACGTTTATAAACTTCAAAACGGACTGAAAGAAAGAGGATTCAACCTTGGAAATACCAATACCTGTGTGACACCTGTTTTCATTCAGGGGACAACAATTGAAGCGACGCTTTTAGCAAAAGATCTAAGAGAAAATTATGGTGTATTCACATCAGTGGTAGTATACCCTGTAATTCCAAAAGGAATGATTTTGTTGAGATTGATTCCTACAGCTTCACATACTGATGCAGAAATCAATGAAACATTAGCAGCTTTTGAAGGCATCAAAGAAAAATTAGATTCCGGAGCTTACGCGGAAATGGAAAAACAAATGAACATCGAATACAAACAAATGTAA
- a CDS encoding PLP-dependent cysteine synthase family protein has protein sequence MSNVYDNILGLIGNTPLVKLNTVTKEIPAKVYAKLESYNPGHSTKDRIALHIIESAEKKGLLKEDSVIVETTSGNTGFSLAMVCIIKGYKCILAVSDKTKAEKIAYLKALGATVYICPANVPANDPRSYYEVAKRIAAETPNSVYINQYFNELNVDAHYQTTGPEIWEQTEGKITHLFACTGTGGTLSGSAKFLKEKNPDIKIIGVDADGSILKSYHETGEIHKEDVHPYQIEGMGKNLIPSALLFDKVDEFIRVNDEMSAYRTREIALKEAIMGGYTTGAVTQALIQYAQSQELTENDFIVLIYPDHGSRYITKVYSDEWMAQQGFVNNCVHNYDEVFKTEYIK, from the coding sequence ATGAGTAATGTTTACGATAATATTCTTGGCTTAATTGGGAACACCCCTTTAGTAAAACTTAATACAGTAACTAAAGAGATTCCTGCGAAAGTTTATGCCAAGTTAGAATCATATAATCCTGGACATTCCACTAAAGACAGAATCGCACTTCATATCATCGAAAGCGCTGAGAAGAAAGGTTTATTAAAGGAAGATTCTGTAATTGTAGAAACCACCTCCGGAAATACTGGTTTTTCACTTGCAATGGTTTGTATCATCAAAGGATACAAATGTATTCTTGCCGTAAGTGATAAAACAAAGGCTGAAAAGATCGCTTATCTGAAAGCCCTTGGTGCTACAGTTTATATATGTCCTGCGAATGTACCTGCGAATGACCCGAGATCATATTATGAAGTAGCAAAGAGAATTGCTGCAGAAACCCCAAATTCTGTATATATCAATCAATATTTTAATGAATTGAATGTTGATGCTCATTATCAGACAACAGGTCCTGAGATCTGGGAACAGACAGAAGGAAAAATTACCCATCTTTTTGCATGTACAGGAACCGGCGGAACATTATCCGGATCTGCGAAGTTTTTAAAAGAAAAAAATCCCGATATTAAAATCATCGGAGTAGATGCAGACGGATCTATTCTGAAAAGCTACCATGAAACCGGAGAAATTCATAAAGAAGACGTTCATCCTTACCAGATTGAGGGGATGGGAAAAAATTTGATACCCTCTGCACTTCTTTTTGATAAAGTTGATGAATTTATAAGAGTAAATGACGAAATGTCTGCTTACAGAACCCGTGAAATTGCTTTAAAAGAAGCAATTATGGGAGGTTATACAACGGGAGCTGTTACACAGGCATTGATTCAGTATGCACAGTCTCAAGAATTGACAGAGAACGATTTTATTGTACTCATTTATCCTGACCACGGCTCAAGATATATTACCAAAGTATATAGTGACGAATGGATGGCACAGCAAGGGTTTGTTAACAATTGCGTTCACAACTATGATGAAGTTTTCAAGACAGAATACATAAAGTAG